The Candidatus Beckwithbacteria bacterium genome has a window encoding:
- a CDS encoding MiaB/RimO family radical SAM methylthiotransferase has translation MKKTRTYFIYTFGCQMNKADSERIAGDYQKRGFKPAKNIQTADEIIINTCSVRKSAEDRVIGLLLNLAKNKGKKKIILTGCMIHYGQEKLLDMLPAVDEILPINEVGFNQASIRRDQHHAWVPISNGCNSFCSYCIVPYSRGRETSRPELDILVEIRQLVEKGYTEITLLGQNVNSYGLDKVGIGLRKSQPRQDVPPFVQLLEKVCRFNQLKLIRFMTSNPWDFSDALIDCIAKNKKIDRYVHLPVQSGSNRILKLMNRGYTWQDYLKLVKKLKTKVKGLTLGTDIIVGFPGETEADFQATVNLANQVNWQIAFVNQYSPRPGTAAAKIPDDVSAAEKKRRWQILEKLINLKHFKNRPKVIK, from the coding sequence ATGAAAAAGACTAGAACTTACTTTATCTATACTTTCGGTTGCCAGATGAATAAGGCCGATTCGGAACGGATTGCCGGCGATTACCAAAAGCGGGGATTTAAACCGGCGAAGAACATTCAAACAGCTGATGAAATTATCATTAACACTTGTTCTGTCCGTAAATCCGCCGAAGATCGGGTAATTGGCTTACTTCTAAATTTGGCCAAAAATAAAGGCAAGAAAAAAATAATTCTTACCGGCTGCATGATTCATTACGGCCAGGAAAAATTATTGGACATGCTGCCTGCTGTTGATGAAATTTTACCCATCAACGAAGTCGGTTTTAACCAAGCCAGCATCAGGCGGGACCAGCATCACGCCTGGGTGCCGATTAGCAACGGTTGCAACTCCTTTTGTTCCTACTGTATTGTCCCTTACTCCCGCGGCCGGGAAACCTCCCGTCCTGAATTAGACATTCTTGTCGAAATCCGCCAGTTGGTGGAAAAAGGTTACACCGAAATTACCCTTTTGGGTCAAAACGTTAATTCTTATGGTTTGGATAAAGTCGGCATTGGTTTGAGGAAATCTCAGCCCAGGCAAGATGTTCCACCATTTGTTCAACTTTTGGAAAAAGTTTGCCGCTTTAATCAATTAAAGTTAATCAGGTTTATGACTTCCAATCCTTGGGATTTTTCCGATGCTCTGATTGACTGTATTGCCAAAAATAAAAAAATTGACCGTTATGTCCATCTGCCGGTTCAATCCGGCTCAAACCGGATTTTAAAACTCATGAACCGCGGTTACACCTGGCAGGATTACTTGAAATTAGTTAAAAAATTAAAAACTAAGGTCAAAGGTTTGACTTTGGGAACGGATATTATTGTCGGCTTTCCCGGCGAAACCGAAGCCGACTTCCAAGCCACGGTTAATTTAGCTAACCAAGTTAATTGGCAAATTGCCTTTGTTAATCAGTATTCGCCCCGGCCGGGAACAGCTGCCGCAAAAATTCCCGATGATGTTTCCGCTGCCGAAAAAAAACGCCGTTGGCAGATTTTAGAAAAACTGATTAACTTAAAACATTTTAAAAATAGACCCAAGGTGATTAAATGA
- the mgtA gene encoding magnesium-translocating P-type ATPase: MNFWALSSSAVLKQVDSSVQGLTHSQITGRLKTNGFNLVEKESARPALKILLLQFQNWLITALLLAALISYFLGERLESLVIISVVFLSVFSGFIQEYRAEKALKKLRKYISHKAKVLRDGLWQQIDSQNLVIGDIVQLRIGDIVPADMRLIKLDSLLTNEAVLTGESIPVVKKVSPVSAKYFLPQDLINLVFMGTAVAGGRATGVVVATGKNTFFGKTAAYLGQNTSETEFQVQTRKFSQFLFRVILVMTVFVFVVNAWQNKGVFNSFLFALALAVGITPEMLPAIMTITLSQGALQMAKKKVIVKRLMSVEDLGNIDTLCTDKTGTLTEGKFSLSDFITLDGQKDLNLVAKALVCTSGFNSTDQALRESEPAQLVASKLKEFKVIDENEFDFDRRRMSVLVKINHQPNLLIVKGAPDSILSISQLSSTKRQQANRQIAGYENSGFRVIAVAEKQLNHNTSSQRDETKMTLIGLLLFTDPVKLHVKESLVLLNKLGIDVKIISGDSPLITYAVAKQVGLTIDKTDIITGDLLAKMSAADLATTVNRFSVFARITPELKYKIVKSLNQKGCVIGFLGDGINDAPALEAADVGIAVDTGTDISKDAADIILLKKDLQILAEGIQAGRKTFANIMKYILNTISANFGNMFTVSVSSLFLNFIPLLPSQILLNNFISDVPLLTVATDNVDREFIKKPKHWNIKMIGRFMTYFGLISSFFDLALILPLLLLWKVPPGIFRTAWFVESSLSEMIVTFAIRTRLPFYKSLPSFWLIGSTLLSCLLVIALPLLIFGHKFFEFHSLSLSIWTWLAAVLFLYFMTTEFLKRWFFNRYENS; the protein is encoded by the coding sequence ATGAATTTTTGGGCTTTAAGTTCTTCAGCTGTCTTAAAGCAAGTTGACAGCTCTGTGCAAGGGTTAACTCATTCTCAGATTACTGGTCGTTTAAAAACAAATGGGTTTAATCTTGTCGAAAAAGAATCGGCTCGGCCGGCACTAAAGATTCTTCTTTTGCAGTTTCAAAATTGGTTGATTACTGCGCTTTTATTAGCCGCCCTCATTTCTTACTTTTTAGGTGAGCGCTTGGAATCTTTAGTGATTATTAGCGTAGTTTTTTTAAGCGTCTTTTCCGGATTTATTCAGGAATATCGGGCCGAAAAGGCCTTAAAAAAATTAAGAAAATATATTTCTCATAAGGCCAAAGTTTTACGTGACGGCCTGTGGCAACAAATAGACAGTCAAAACCTGGTAATCGGGGATATCGTTCAGTTGAGAATCGGCGATATTGTTCCGGCGGATATGCGCCTTATTAAACTTGATAGTTTGTTAACTAACGAAGCGGTTTTAACCGGCGAATCAATTCCCGTGGTGAAAAAAGTTTCCCCGGTCAGCGCCAAATATTTTTTACCTCAGGATTTAATCAATCTGGTTTTTATGGGAACGGCCGTGGCGGGCGGGCGGGCCACTGGTGTGGTGGTCGCTACCGGCAAAAACACTTTCTTTGGTAAAACTGCCGCTTATTTAGGCCAAAACACTTCCGAAACCGAATTCCAAGTCCAAACCCGTAAATTTAGTCAATTTCTTTTCCGGGTGATTTTAGTTATGACAGTTTTTGTTTTTGTGGTTAATGCTTGGCAAAACAAAGGCGTTTTTAACTCATTCTTATTTGCTTTAGCCTTGGCAGTCGGGATTACCCCGGAAATGTTACCGGCAATTATGACGATCACTTTATCTCAGGGGGCTTTGCAAATGGCCAAAAAAAAGGTGATTGTTAAACGTTTAATGTCGGTTGAGGATTTGGGTAATATCGACACGCTCTGCACGGACAAAACCGGCACTTTAACCGAAGGTAAATTTTCTTTATCAGACTTTATTACCCTCGATGGTCAGAAAGACTTAAATTTAGTCGCTAAAGCCTTGGTTTGCACCAGTGGTTTTAATTCCACCGACCAAGCCTTGCGGGAATCAGAACCCGCCCAACTGGTTGCTTCAAAATTAAAAGAATTTAAAGTGATTGACGAAAATGAATTTGATTTTGACCGCCGGCGGATGAGTGTCTTAGTTAAAATTAATCACCAGCCCAACTTATTAATTGTTAAAGGTGCCCCGGATTCAATTTTAAGTATTAGTCAACTTTCCTCAACTAAACGCCAGCAGGCTAATCGCCAAATTGCCGGCTATGAAAATTCCGGCTTTCGGGTCATCGCGGTCGCGGAAAAACAGCTTAATCACAATACTTCTTCCCAGAGAGACGAAACGAAAATGACCTTAATCGGCCTCTTGTTGTTCACCGATCCGGTTAAACTGCATGTTAAAGAATCCCTGGTTTTATTAAATAAATTAGGAATTGATGTCAAAATCATCAGCGGTGACAGTCCCCTGATTACTTATGCTGTCGCTAAACAAGTCGGTTTAACTATCGATAAAACCGACATTATTACCGGGGACCTTTTAGCCAAAATGTCTGCTGCCGATCTAGCCACAACCGTTAATAGGTTTTCTGTTTTTGCCCGGATTACTCCGGAATTAAAATATAAAATCGTTAAAAGTTTAAATCAGAAAGGTTGCGTTATCGGCTTTTTAGGCGATGGCATTAATGATGCTCCGGCCTTAGAAGCGGCCGATGTGGGTATCGCGGTCGATACCGGCACCGATATTAGTAAAGACGCTGCTGACATAATTTTATTGAAAAAAGATTTACAAATTTTAGCTGAGGGAATCCAGGCCGGCCGGAAAACTTTTGCCAATATTATGAAGTATATTTTAAATACCATCAGCGCCAATTTCGGCAACATGTTTACCGTTTCGGTTTCCTCGCTGTTTTTAAATTTTATTCCTCTTTTACCCTCGCAAATTTTACTTAATAATTTTATTAGCGATGTTCCGCTTTTAACCGTGGCCACTGATAATGTCGATCGGGAATTTATTAAAAAACCCAAACATTGGAATATTAAGATGATTGGTCGGTTTATGACTTATTTTGGCTTAATCAGCTCCTTTTTTGATTTAGCCTTAATTTTACCCTTGCTTCTCCTCTGGAAAGTTCCTCCGGGAATTTTTCGCACTGCCTGGTTTGTCGAATCATCTTTATCGGAAATGATTGTCACTTTTGCCATCAGAACCAGATTGCCTTTTTATAAAAGCCTGCCCAGTTTTTGGTTAATCGGTTCAACGCTTCTTTCCTGTCTTTTAGTGATTGCTTTACCGCTTTTAATCTTTGGTCATAAATTTTTTGAGTTTCACTCGCTCTCTTTATCCATTTGGACCTGGCTTGCCGCGGTTTTATTTTTATATTTTATGACCACCGAATTTTTGAAGCGCTGGTTTTTTAACCGTTACGAAAACTCCTGA
- the miaA gene encoding tRNA (adenosine(37)-N6)-dimethylallyltransferase MiaA — translation MTKILIICGPTATGKTKLAVQLAKQFSGELISADSRQVYQGMDIVTGKDKPKGVKIHGLDLVKPDEEFSVAHFVKLTRTLINQISFPIIVGGTGLYLDSLIKPPSTIFAKPNWKLREKLSFFSIPKLLKLLKQLNPKRLMQMNHSDQLNPRRLIRAIEVAIQKGPTFLSKGLDLKENNLLWIGLTAEKKILDQRIKKRVEQRIKSGAIQEWQKLKKQYGSNLPSMSAIGYHQLPDVNKWIVAEQQYARRQLTWFKKNKAIRWFDIDAKDLFKLVARQVKAWYTKK, via the coding sequence ATGACCAAAATTTTAATTATTTGCGGCCCGACGGCGACCGGAAAAACCAAACTAGCCGTCCAGTTGGCCAAGCAATTCTCCGGTGAACTGATTTCCGCTGATTCCCGTCAGGTTTACCAGGGGATGGATATTGTTACCGGTAAAGACAAACCCAAAGGGGTGAAAATTCACGGCCTGGACTTGGTTAAGCCGGACGAAGAATTTTCCGTCGCCCATTTTGTGAAACTAACCCGCACTTTAATTAATCAAATTAGCTTTCCGATTATCGTCGGCGGGACAGGCTTATATTTAGACAGTTTAATCAAGCCCCCGTCAACAATTTTCGCGAAACCCAACTGGAAATTACGCGAAAAATTATCTTTTTTTTCTATTCCTAAACTACTTAAGTTACTAAAGCAACTTAATCCTAAACGGTTGATGCAGATGAATCACTCAGACCAGTTAAACCCCCGCCGTCTGATCCGCGCCATTGAAGTTGCTATTCAAAAAGGTCCAACCTTTTTGTCCAAAGGGTTGGACCTTAAAGAGAATAATCTACTATGGATCGGGTTAACCGCTGAGAAAAAAATATTAGATCAAAGAATTAAAAAGCGGGTTGAGCAAAGAATTAAATCTGGAGCAATTCAGGAATGGCAAAAACTAAAGAAACAATATGGGTCGAATTTACCCTCGATGTCTGCCATCGGCTATCATCAACTGCCGGATGTTAATAAATGGATTGTGGCCGAACAGCAATATGCCCGCCGCCAGCTAACGTGGTTTAAGAAAAATAAAGCGATTCGCTGGTTTGACATTGACGCTAAAGATTTATTTAAATTGGTAGCTAGACAGGTAAAAGCTTGGTATACTAAAAAATAG
- a CDS encoding AI-2E family transporter, translated as MDTSHKVEISYKTIIFTVFFLIFTWFLYRIRYLLLLLFVAVIFMSALSPLVDKLEKRKIPRSVATLFFYILFLALIFFGVASLIPPLVEQTSKFLTLFPQNLNQLTKGRVDLSMFQPQLNTLPQQILKIALGVFDNIIGLFTFLVIVYYLIMERKNMKKYLLFLFGHNAKEEHAEEFIVKLEKKLGGWVRGQLTLMLIVGLMSYLGLTLLGVNFAIPLAFLAGLLEVIPTVGPTLSAIPAILVASGTSPLLALATLALYFVVQQVENQLIVPRVMSKAVGLSPLAVILALMAGFKIAGLAGVVLSVPAVLLMEIVFKDLYLKHYKK; from the coding sequence ATGGACACTTCTCATAAAGTGGAGATTTCTTATAAGACGATTATTTTTACGGTCTTTTTCCTGATTTTTACCTGGTTTTTATATCGAATTCGTTATCTTTTGCTTTTGCTTTTTGTCGCTGTAATTTTCATGTCTGCCCTTAGTCCCTTGGTTGATAAGTTAGAAAAACGTAAAATTCCTCGTTCTGTTGCCACTCTGTTTTTTTACATTTTATTTTTGGCCTTGATATTTTTTGGCGTTGCTTCTTTAATCCCGCCTTTAGTTGAGCAAACCTCTAAATTCTTAACCCTTTTCCCCCAAAACCTTAATCAACTCACTAAGGGAAGAGTTGATTTATCCATGTTCCAACCCCAACTAAATACTCTGCCGCAACAAATTCTTAAAATTGCCCTCGGGGTTTTTGATAATATCATCGGTTTATTTACTTTCTTGGTCATTGTTTATTACCTGATTATGGAACGCAAAAATATGAAAAAATATTTATTATTTCTTTTTGGCCACAATGCCAAAGAAGAACACGCTGAAGAATTTATTGTAAAGCTCGAAAAAAAACTGGGTGGTTGGGTTCGCGGCCAATTAACTTTAATGTTGATCGTCGGGTTAATGTCTTATCTTGGCCTAACTCTTTTAGGGGTAAATTTTGCCATTCCCTTAGCCTTTTTAGCCGGTTTATTGGAAGTTATTCCTACTGTTGGTCCGACTTTATCGGCCATTCCGGCAATTCTGGTTGCCTCTGGCACTTCACCGCTATTAGCTTTGGCAACGCTAGCTTTGTATTTTGTCGTTCAGCAGGTGGAAAATCAATTAATTGTTCCCCGGGTAATGTCCAAAGCGGTTGGTTTAAGCCCTTTAGCGGTAATTCTTGCCTTAATGGCTGGCTTTAAAATTGCCGGTCTTGCCGGGGTAGTTTTGTCCGTTCCCGCCGTTTTACTGATGGAAATTGTTTTTAAAGATCTTTATCTTAAACATTATAAAAAATAA